The Streptomyces rimosus genomic interval CGCGCGATCGGCATCGGCGAGCGCCTGGGAGTGCTCAAGGACTACCCGACTTCCCCGGGCTGCACGTCCCCGTTCGCGCCCACCTGGATCAGCGAGATGGTGCGCAGGCAGGGCGGCAAGGCGGCGGGCTGATCACCGGCCGGTTCCGCGCGGGGCGTACGGACGCGCCGCGCCGGGCGGTCCGGCGCGGCGCGTTCTCGCAGGTCAGGAGCGGTGGTACGGGTTGGGGATCTGGATGTCGGCGCCCAGCTCGCGGGCGGCGTTACGGGCGAAGTACGGGTCGCGCAGCAGCTCGCGGCCGATGAGGGTGACATCCGCCTGACCGTCCGCGACGATCTTCTCGGCCTGCTGCGCCTCGGTGATCAGACCGACCGCGCCGACCGGCAGCCCGGTCTCCTTCTTGACCCGCTCGGCGAACGGCACCTGGTAGCCGGGCTCCACGGTGATCTTCGCGCCGGGAGCGTTGCCGCCGGTGGAGGTGTCCAGCAGATCCACCCCGTGGGCCTTCAGGTCGGCGGCGAAGCGCACGGTGTCGTCGGCGGTCCAGCCCTCGCGCTCGTCCTCCGCGTTCTCCGACAGCCAGTCGGTCGCCGAGATACGGAAGAGCAGCGGCAGCTCCTCGGGCCACACGGCCCGTACGGCGTCCACGACCTCCAGCGCGAAGCGGGTGCGGTTCTCATAGGAGCCGCCGTACTCGTCCGTGCGCCGGTTGGTGTGCGGCGAGAGGAACTCGTTGATCAGGTAGCCGTGCGCGCCGTGGATCTCCGCCACCTGGAAGCCCGCCTCCAGCGCCCGCCGCGCGGTCGCCGCGAACTGTCCGACGATCTCCTGGATCTGTTCGGCCGTCAGCTCCTCCGGCGCGACGGACGCGTCGTCGAACGCCAGCGGGCTCGGGGCCACCGGCTGCCAGCCGTAGCCCTCGCCCGGGGCGATCGGGGCGCCGCGGTCCACCCAGGTGCGCTCGGTCGACGCCTTGCGGCCCGCGTGCGCGATCTGGATGCCCGGAACGGAACCGTGGGCCTTCAGGAAGTCGGTGATGCGCCGGAAGGCGGCGGTCTGCGTGTCGTTCCACAGCCCCAGGTCGTACGGGCTGATCCGCCCCTCGGGGCTCACCGCCGTCGCCTCGGTCAGGATCAGCCCCGTACCGCCGGCGGCCCGGGAGGCCAGGTGCTGGAAGTGCCAGTCGTTGGGCGCGCCCTGCTCCGGGCCGTCCGGCGCCGCCGAGTACATGCACATGGGAGCCATCCATATGCGGTTGGGGATGGTCAGCGACCGGAGGGTGAGGGGCTCGAACAGTGCGCTCACGACGGACTCCCGCGTTTGGGGTTGCTTCAGCTTGACGCCTCGTACGATAACTCTCGTAGTACGGAGGCTGTCAAACTACGATGGATCTCGTACATGGCGGGCGGCGGCCGGGCACGGCGGAGCGATCGCGCACGGCGCGGGGAAGCGGGAGGAACGGAGGCGGCCGCCTGCGGGTACGGAAACGGGGCCGGCCCGCCATGGGACGCTGTTGGTTTATTCGGTCCCTGCTTGTGCCCCGTCGAGCGTCATCTCGGCGGGGCACAGTGCTGCGAAGTGGCTGGTGCGGGTGCGGGCTCGGGGTGTGCCGGTGAGGTGGGCGTCGATGCGGGCAAGGTTGATCGCGGCTCCGGTGAGCTGGTGCTGGAGGCTGGTCTTTGTCAGGCCCCGGTAGCGGGATCTGCGCAGGCCGCAGCGCCCGACTGCTTGGGAGATGCTGCCCTCGACCCCGGCACGGATCTTGTAACGGTCCTTCCAGGCATCGGTTTGCTGCTCGGCGCGGCTGTGTCGGATGATCTCGTGTTCCTCCCGGTGACGCAGCATGATCTCCCGGCGCTGGCCGGTAGCCGAGCCCACGCACTCGTGCCGGTGGGGACAGGGGCGACACTCGCTGTGGCGGAACCGCACGCGGATGACCGCGAGGCCCTTGGAGTCCGTGCGCGGATACCACTGGGTCGTGGTGACGCCGCCGGGGCAGGCCACCTGCTGCTGGTCCCAGTCGACGGTGAATGCGTCCAGGCCGTAGGGGCCCGCGGACTGGGCGGACGTGTTGGCAGCCATGGGCCCGTGCAGCGCGACGCCATGCTCGGTGCGGGCGGCCAGGACTTGAGTGGCGGTGGGATAACCGGCATCGACCCAGTGTTCGCCGGGCAGGCAGTCGCGGTCGGCGAGGCCCGCGTGGATCGACTGGCTCATCACGCTGTCCGAGACGGTGGCGACGGTGGTGGCCACGTTCGTGATCAGGTTCGGGGCGTCCGCCTCGCAGATCTCGGTGAGATGGACCTTGTAGCCGTCCCACATGATGTCCCGCTTCACGCTGCCACGGGCCTCGCGGTCATACGGGGTGACCAGGCGCATCATGCCCGGCGGACGGTCTTTTGGGTCCCGCCTGGCCACCTCGCCCTCCACCATGTGGAAGTGCTGGACCCAGACCTGCCGCAGGATCTCCACCTCATCGAGTGCGCGAAGCCGGTGCGGTGCAACGGTGGCGAAGACCTCCTCCAGCAGCCGCATCCCGTCCCTGCCGATCCGCAGGCCCACCTCGTCCCGCCTGGCACGGCCCTTGGGGAACCGGGACTCCTCGGCCCGGGTCGCGTAGTGCCGGAACCAGTCCGGCTCGGCGGCTTCGGCCAGCCAGCCGGGGGCAGCCTGGGCCAGTGCGTTCAGAGCCGATCGCAGCGTCTCCGCGACCAGCTCCAGCCAGTTCAGCTGCCGTGCCGAGGACAAGATGTGCGTGGAGTCGGTGCGGGCCCGGCCCGCGCTCTTGAGCAGCCCCTTCTCGCGGGCTGCCACCAGCACACCGTCCATGACCCGGCGCCCTCCATCGGCCCCGGCCAGCCGGTCCCTGAACTCCGACAGCACCGAGAAGTCGAAGCCGGGATCGCCCAGTTCCAGCCCGAGGGCGTACTTGAAGTCGATCCGCGCCCGCACCGCTTCCGCGGCCTGGCGGTCGGTCAGCCCGTCCACGAACTGGAGCACCGACACCAGCGCCAGACCGGCCGGAGACCAGGCAGGCCGGCCTCGTGAGGCGAACAGATCCGCGAAGTCCTCGTCCCGGAACATCGGCCCCAGCTCGTCCCGGACCCGGATCGCCAGGCTTCCCTTCGCAAACGCCGCCCGGGCCACCCGCACCGTCTCCGCCGGAATCTCCCCCGGCCCACTCGGACGCATCGACATCGACACCCACCCCACACAACAACGTCGGTCTCCACGACCACAACCGGATCGTGGAGACCGACGTCACGCGAGGGACCGAATAAACCAACAGCGTCCGCCATGGGTCCGGCCCCGCACGTCGTACCGTCCGGCCCGCGACGTACCCCCGTACCGCCGCGGCCGACAGTCCGGCCCTCGGGCGTCGCCCCGGGCCGATCGGCTCACGATAGGGCGCCCGGCGCCGCCCGTTCGAGCGATTTTTGACGCTGCGGGAGAAGGGGCGGGCGGGGCGCGGCACGGGCCGCCCGGACCGAGCCGTTCACAGGCACCGGTGACGACTCCGACCGGTTGCGGTGTTTCGATCCGCAAAACCGGGAAACACCAGTGTCGAAGCGTTTTGATCTTATTTGTGAACGAGGTGAGCTGCCATGGGAATCATCGCGTGGATTCTGATCGGGTTGCTGGCAGGTGCGATTGCGAAGGCGCTGATGCCCGGTAAGGACCCGGGCGGGTGCCTCGTCACCATGCTGATCGGCATCGTCGGTGGTCTGCTGGGCGGCTGGCTCGGCAAGGTGATCTTCGGGGTGGAGTCGATCAACGGCTTCTTCCACCTCTCCACATGGATCGCGGCCATCATCGGCTCGGTGATCGTCCTGGTGATCTACCGGGTGACCATCGGGCGCAACCAACAGCGCTGAGCCGGAACGGCGGCAACGGCGGAGGCCCTCTGGCGGCAGGGGGCCTCCGCCTTTCCCATACGCGCCGAAAGGGGCCCTGACCTGCGCGGACAGCGCACCGGAGGGCCGTTGTCAGTGGTCGGGTGCAGACTGAGCGGTATCGGAGACAACGGCGTCCCGGAGGTGTTCCGACATGGCATCCGACACCGCAGACGTGCTCCTCGCGGTGGGCACGCGCAAAGGGCTCTTCATCGGCCGGCGACGGCACGGCCGCTGGGAGCTGGGCGGACCGCACTTCGCCGCGCAAGCGGTCTATTCGATCGGCATCGACACCCGGCGCCCGACTCCCCGGCTGCTGGCCGGCGCGGACAGCGCGCACTGGGGTCCTTCCGTCTTCCATTCCGACGACCTCGGCGAGACCTGGCAGGAACCCTCCCGCCCGGCCGTCACATACCCGCAGGACACGGGCACTTCGCTGGAGCGGGTGTGGCAGCTCCACCCGGCCGGCCCGGCCGCCCCCGACGTGGTGTACGCCGGGACGGAGCCCGGCGGGCTGTTCCGCTCGGCCGACGGGGGCGAGACGTTCGAGCTCGTACGGTCCCTCTGGGACCATCCGACCCGCGAGCAGTGGGTGCCCGGGGGCGGCGGCCTCGCGGTCCACACGGTGATCACCGACCCGCGCGACGCGGACGCGGTGACCGTCGCGGTGTCGGCCGCGGGGGTGTTCCGCACGACGGACGGCGGTGAGAGCTGGACCCCGTCGAACAGCGGGGTGAAGGCCGTGTTCCTGCCGGACCCGCACCCGGAGTTCGGGCAGTGCGTCCACAAGATCGCGCAGGATCCGGTCAACCGTGACCGGCTCTATCTCCAGAACCACTGGGGCGTGTACCGAAGCGACGACGCGGGCGCGAAGTGGACGGACATCGGCGGGGGACTGCCCTCCGACTTCGGGTTCGCGACGGCGGCCCACCCGTGCCGGGCGGACGTCGCGTACGTCTTCCCCATCACCGCCGACATCGACCGGGTCCCGGCGGAACACCGGTGCCGGGTGTTCCGCACCGAGGACGCCGGCGCGACCTGGGAACCCCTCACCGACGGCCTGCCCCGCGAGGATCACTACGGCACGGTGCTCAGGGACGCGCTGTGCGTCGACGGCTCCGACCCCGCGGGCGTCTATTTCGGCAACCGCAACGGAGAGGTCTTCGCCAGCGCCGACGACGGCGACAGCTGGCGGCAACTCGCCTCGCATCTGCCGGACGTGCTGTGCGTACGGGCAGCCGCCGTCGGATGACCGCTCGGGGGCTGACGGACCGGACCGTACGAAGGGAGGTGAGCGGCGCGAACACCGAGCCGGGATCGGGCCATCGGTTGAAGTGGATCACCTTGCGGCCAGTAGGGTGACAGCGTGGCTGCACGACCTCTTCATGAAATCGTCGAACCCGGCTGGGCCAAGGCACTTGAGCCGGTCGCCGGGCAGATCGCCAAGATGGGCGAGTTCCTGCGGGCGGAGATCGCCGCGGGACGTACCTACCTCCCGGCGGGCAGCAATGTGCTGCGCGCCTTCCAACAGCCCTTCGACGACGTACGGGTGCTCATCGTCGGGCAGGACCCGTACCCGACCCCCGGACACGCGGTGGGGCTGAGCTTCTCCGTCGCGCCGGACGTCCGCCCG includes:
- a CDS encoding IS1182-like element ISSdi1 family transposase, which gives rise to MSMRPSGPGEIPAETVRVARAAFAKGSLAIRVRDELGPMFRDEDFADLFASRGRPAWSPAGLALVSVLQFVDGLTDRQAAEAVRARIDFKYALGLELGDPGFDFSVLSEFRDRLAGADGGRRVMDGVLVAAREKGLLKSAGRARTDSTHILSSARQLNWLELVAETLRSALNALAQAAPGWLAEAAEPDWFRHYATRAEESRFPKGRARRDEVGLRIGRDGMRLLEEVFATVAPHRLRALDEVEILRQVWVQHFHMVEGEVARRDPKDRPPGMMRLVTPYDREARGSVKRDIMWDGYKVHLTEICEADAPNLITNVATTVATVSDSVMSQSIHAGLADRDCLPGEHWVDAGYPTATQVLAARTEHGVALHGPMAANTSAQSAGPYGLDAFTVDWDQQQVACPGGVTTTQWYPRTDSKGLAVIRVRFRHSECRPCPHRHECVGSATGQRREIMLRHREEHEIIRHSRAEQQTDAWKDRYKIRAGVEGSISQAVGRCGLRRSRYRGLTKTSLQHQLTGAAINLARIDAHLTGTPRARTRTSHFAALCPAEMTLDGAQAGTE
- a CDS encoding NADH:flavin oxidoreductase/NADH oxidase, with translation MSALFEPLTLRSLTIPNRIWMAPMCMYSAAPDGPEQGAPNDWHFQHLASRAAGGTGLILTEATAVSPEGRISPYDLGLWNDTQTAAFRRITDFLKAHGSVPGIQIAHAGRKASTERTWVDRGAPIAPGEGYGWQPVAPSPLAFDDASVAPEELTAEQIQEIVGQFAATARRALEAGFQVAEIHGAHGYLINEFLSPHTNRRTDEYGGSYENRTRFALEVVDAVRAVWPEELPLLFRISATDWLSENAEDEREGWTADDTVRFAADLKAHGVDLLDTSTGGNAPGAKITVEPGYQVPFAERVKKETGLPVGAVGLITEAQQAEKIVADGQADVTLIGRELLRDPYFARNAARELGADIQIPNPYHRS
- a CDS encoding GlsB/YeaQ/YmgE family stress response membrane protein; the protein is MGIIAWILIGLLAGAIAKALMPGKDPGGCLVTMLIGIVGGLLGGWLGKVIFGVESINGFFHLSTWIAAIIGSVIVLVIYRVTIGRNQQR
- a CDS encoding WD40/YVTN/BNR-like repeat-containing protein, whose product is MASDTADVLLAVGTRKGLFIGRRRHGRWELGGPHFAAQAVYSIGIDTRRPTPRLLAGADSAHWGPSVFHSDDLGETWQEPSRPAVTYPQDTGTSLERVWQLHPAGPAAPDVVYAGTEPGGLFRSADGGETFELVRSLWDHPTREQWVPGGGGLAVHTVITDPRDADAVTVAVSAAGVFRTTDGGESWTPSNSGVKAVFLPDPHPEFGQCVHKIAQDPVNRDRLYLQNHWGVYRSDDAGAKWTDIGGGLPSDFGFATAAHPCRADVAYVFPITADIDRVPAEHRCRVFRTEDAGATWEPLTDGLPREDHYGTVLRDALCVDGSDPAGVYFGNRNGEVFASADDGDSWRQLASHLPDVLCVRAAAVG